Proteins from a single region of Sneathiella aquimaris:
- a CDS encoding SDR family NAD(P)-dependent oxidoreductase, with the protein MNSNKPVWIIGASSGIGAELARQYAAEGTPVIISARRKEQLDKVASEFPDLLTTCPMDVTDPDTIQKCVTALFSSEKPPEQVIINAGTYRPMTSDKFVAQNGIDTMTVNYFGVIRVLEQILPPLLKADAGKIVVMGSVAGFNGLPLSHAYGPSKAALINLCEGLAVDLAKTGVDLQIINPGFVRTPLTDQNKHPMPFLLEVDDAARRIREGIETNRFEITFPLRFAYMLKLIRLLPYWISMPLIRKVTGS; encoded by the coding sequence ATGAACTCTAACAAACCAGTTTGGATCATCGGCGCAAGCAGTGGGATCGGCGCAGAGCTGGCCCGTCAATATGCCGCTGAAGGCACTCCTGTTATTATCAGTGCCCGCCGGAAAGAGCAGTTAGACAAGGTTGCATCCGAATTTCCTGACCTGCTGACGACCTGTCCCATGGACGTAACAGATCCGGACACAATCCAGAAATGTGTCACCGCCCTGTTTTCGTCAGAAAAACCACCGGAACAGGTCATTATTAATGCCGGAACCTATCGCCCCATGACCAGCGATAAATTTGTCGCCCAAAATGGGATTGATACGATGACCGTTAATTATTTTGGGGTCATTCGGGTTCTCGAACAAATTCTGCCGCCCCTGCTGAAGGCGGATGCTGGAAAAATCGTTGTGATGGGCTCCGTCGCCGGGTTTAATGGCTTACCCCTCTCCCATGCCTACGGTCCCAGCAAGGCCGCGCTGATCAATTTATGTGAAGGACTGGCCGTTGATCTTGCCAAGACAGGCGTTGATCTTCAAATCATCAATCCCGGGTTCGTTAGAACACCGCTGACCGACCAGAACAAACACCCCATGCCGTTCCTGCTGGAGGTGGACGATGCCGCCAGGCGGATCCGGGAAGGCATCGAGACGAACCGGTTCGAGATCACCTTTCCGCTGAGATTTGCCTATATGCTAAAATTGATCCGCTTGTTACCTTACTGGATCTCAATGCCTCTCATCCGGAAAGTCACTGGCTCATGA
- a CDS encoding DUF6134 family protein, translating to MFSPRRSLLAGIAFLSAMGFTNSATTALSLSPVDPLEMYGKRIEFSVLRDGDHVGRHNVTFNKTDDQLEVISNFQLKLTLLGLPIYEYIYASVEKWESGKLTALSVDIVDGGERITNSAARKEAGFWVNGQQVSEKPDYRIYPTNHWNKNVLFQDTVLNTISGNLNRVTIQPEGIETIAVHQGFIEARRYQYVGDLDATVWYDLKGRWVKLAFTAKDGSNVEYFCLNCNTEDN from the coding sequence ATGTTTTCACCGCGCAGGAGTTTGCTGGCAGGAATTGCTTTTCTATCTGCCATGGGCTTTACAAACAGCGCCACAACAGCTTTGAGTTTGAGCCCGGTTGATCCACTGGAAATGTACGGTAAGCGCATTGAATTTTCTGTCTTGCGGGATGGGGACCACGTGGGCCGTCACAATGTGACGTTCAACAAGACCGACGACCAGCTGGAAGTCATCTCGAATTTTCAGTTAAAACTGACACTGCTGGGATTGCCTATTTATGAGTATATTTATGCAAGCGTGGAGAAGTGGGAAAGCGGCAAGTTGACAGCTTTGAGCGTTGATATTGTAGATGGCGGCGAACGCATCACGAATTCCGCCGCCCGCAAAGAAGCCGGTTTTTGGGTCAATGGCCAACAAGTGTCGGAAAAACCTGACTATCGTATTTACCCGACAAATCACTGGAATAAGAACGTGTTGTTCCAGGACACAGTCCTGAACACCATTTCAGGCAATTTGAACCGGGTTACAATCCAGCCAGAAGGGATCGAAACCATTGCTGTTCACCAAGGCTTTATTGAAGCCCGCCGATACCAGTATGTTGGCGATCTGGACGCCACGGTCTGGTATGACCTCAAAGGCCGGTGGGTCAAGTTGGCCTTCACCGCAAAAGACGGATCCAACGTTGAATATTTCTGTTTAAACTGCAACACGGAAGATAATTGA
- a CDS encoding fasciclin domain-containing protein — MKFYKLFTSKIAAITLALGLAAFGTNSLAGSQADIVDTAVSTGKFNTLVAAVKAADLVGTLKSDGPFTVFAPTDAAFDALPAGTVEMLLKPENKDKLVQILTYHVMAGKVLSKDIAGKEMMAPTVEGSKLNVNATGSAVMINNAKVVGADVMTSNGVIHVIDTVLLPKK; from the coding sequence ATGAAATTCTACAAGCTTTTTACCTCGAAGATTGCAGCTATCACCCTCGCACTCGGTTTGGCCGCTTTCGGCACAAACAGTTTGGCGGGCTCTCAGGCAGACATTGTCGATACTGCTGTTAGCACAGGAAAATTTAATACCCTTGTTGCCGCAGTTAAAGCCGCTGACTTGGTCGGTACCTTGAAAAGTGATGGGCCCTTTACCGTCTTCGCCCCAACGGACGCCGCATTTGACGCCTTGCCAGCGGGTACGGTTGAAATGCTCCTGAAACCAGAAAACAAAGACAAGCTGGTGCAGATCCTGACCTATCACGTAATGGCCGGAAAAGTACTGTCTAAAGATATTGCCGGCAAAGAAATGATGGCGCCAACCGTTGAAGGCAGCAAACTTAACGTTAACGCAACGGGAAGTGCCGTGATGATCAATAATGCGAAAGTGGTCGGTGCTGATGTTATGACGTCGAACGGTGTCATCCATGTGATTGATACGGTTCTGCTTCCCAAAAAATAA
- a CDS encoding amidoligase family protein — protein sequence MSFQRPPITDNPDNEGRRAGFEFEFADVNIQTCSEIIADLFEGKIQYKNALEAEVTDTPMGRFKVELDAQMLKSLAAKLEIKQPVEEGSLLDMNQIRAALSARMGQAAGMMVPYEIVTPPMSFDQLPKLEILRQKLQQKEAKGTRSAFVNAFGMHINPEVASEKVSYIRDVLRAFLILYPWLKKVMRIDLPRRMLTYIDPFPDAYVKLVLQDDYAPSLDQFIEDYLAHNPTRNRALDLLPLFAHLKPSMLDGLDEGQRKLVKARPAFHYRLPNCEIDDPDWRIARDWNYWIEVEKLANDPDKLGSMAADYLGFQGNGLRIFNADWSTEVAKKLGYDA from the coding sequence ATGTCATTTCAACGACCTCCGATAACGGACAATCCAGATAATGAGGGGCGACGAGCCGGGTTTGAGTTTGAATTTGCGGATGTGAATATTCAAACCTGCTCTGAGATTATCGCTGATCTGTTCGAGGGTAAGATCCAATACAAAAACGCGCTGGAAGCCGAGGTGACCGATACTCCAATGGGGCGTTTCAAGGTTGAGCTGGATGCCCAGATGTTAAAAAGCCTGGCCGCTAAACTTGAAATAAAACAGCCTGTTGAAGAGGGCAGTCTTTTGGATATGAATCAGATCCGCGCAGCGCTAAGTGCCCGAATGGGTCAAGCTGCAGGGATGATGGTTCCTTATGAAATTGTAACACCGCCAATGTCCTTCGACCAGCTTCCAAAGCTGGAAATCTTGCGTCAGAAACTCCAGCAAAAGGAGGCCAAGGGAACCCGGTCAGCGTTTGTCAATGCGTTTGGAATGCATATAAATCCTGAAGTGGCTTCGGAAAAGGTCTCTTATATTCGCGATGTTCTTCGCGCCTTTTTAATTCTATATCCGTGGCTGAAGAAAGTCATGCGGATCGATTTGCCCCGCCGGATGCTGACCTATATCGACCCCTTTCCTGACGCTTATGTTAAACTGGTGCTACAGGATGACTACGCGCCTTCACTGGATCAGTTCATCGAAGATTATCTGGCGCATAACCCAACCCGCAACCGAGCCCTTGATTTGTTGCCTCTTTTCGCCCATCTGAAGCCGTCCATGTTGGACGGGCTGGACGAAGGGCAACGTAAGTTGGTGAAAGCCCGACCAGCATTTCACTATCGCCTCCCGAATTGTGAAATTGACGATCCGGACTGGCGTATAGCGCGAGACTGGAATTACTGGATTGAAGTGGAAAAACTGGCAAATGATCCGGACAAGCTGGGGTCTATGGCTGCTGATTATCTGGGATTTCAAGGGAACGGTCTTCGTATCTTCAATGCCGACTGGTCCACAGAAGTAGCAAAAAAGTTAGGATATGACGCTTAG
- a CDS encoding gamma-glutamyl-gamma-aminobutyrate hydrolase family protein, with protein sequence MGVWLVGGQAHRITPEKQERPLDHYSGFIITGGSDVHPELYGDVPLDPTVSYDRERDTLEQKVIGHAIKEKSPILCICRGMQLLNVTLGGTLYQEAKDVLEGFLPSGSLISKAIGRRDVVIQKDAHLFDLLGQYEHYRVNSIHHQAVNKTGDGLRVVALEKNNVVQAIEQVDRGVHPFMIGVQWHPELMLYTQSARNLFRSLVQAARP encoded by the coding sequence TTGGGAGTTTGGCTCGTCGGTGGACAAGCCCATCGCATAACCCCTGAAAAACAGGAACGCCCGCTGGATCATTATTCAGGGTTCATCATCACCGGTGGCAGCGATGTCCATCCCGAATTATATGGAGACGTGCCACTGGATCCAACTGTTTCCTACGACCGGGAACGCGATACGTTGGAACAGAAGGTGATCGGGCATGCGATCAAGGAAAAAAGCCCGATCCTTTGCATTTGCAGGGGTATGCAGCTGTTGAACGTTACGTTAGGCGGTACCTTGTATCAGGAAGCCAAAGACGTCCTGGAAGGGTTCCTACCCAGCGGTAGTCTTATCAGTAAAGCGATCGGCAGGCGGGATGTGGTTATCCAAAAAGACGCGCACCTTTTTGATCTGCTGGGTCAGTATGAACATTATCGGGTGAATAGTATTCACCATCAGGCGGTCAATAAGACAGGGGACGGCCTGCGGGTTGTCGCGCTGGAAAAGAACAATGTTGTTCAGGCGATCGAGCAGGTCGACAGAGGGGTGCATCCTTTTATGATCGGTGTCCAATGGCACCCGGAACTGATGCTCTACACACAGTCTGCGCGGAACCTGTTTCGCTCTCTGGTGCAAGCGGCGCGACCCTGA
- a CDS encoding TVP38/TMEM64 family protein — MRARTSILLALLAVILIATVWWAVADNAYLNRLFQPKAMQDVIQNAGVWGPIAVIGIMAGAIVFSPLPSAPLALAAGAAYGHIWGTIYVLVGAEIGALVAFAIARFFGRDAVCRLIGDRLPETRFSTQNGLTLVVFVSRLLPFLSFDAVSYAAGLTRLTVFRFAASTFLGMIPASFLLAHFGTELRADDGVGIALGLSVFALVMAVPIVIVFVRRKYLIRNQVK; from the coding sequence ATGCGCGCGCGTACAAGCATCCTACTTGCGCTGTTGGCAGTGATTTTGATCGCTACCGTGTGGTGGGCTGTCGCCGATAATGCGTATCTTAATCGGCTATTCCAGCCCAAGGCGATGCAAGACGTTATTCAAAATGCTGGCGTGTGGGGGCCGATCGCCGTTATCGGCATCATGGCTGGAGCTATCGTTTTCAGCCCACTGCCAAGCGCCCCTCTCGCGCTTGCTGCCGGGGCTGCTTACGGGCATATTTGGGGAACGATCTATGTGTTGGTGGGGGCGGAAATCGGGGCACTCGTGGCGTTTGCCATCGCCAGATTTTTTGGACGTGATGCAGTTTGCCGCCTGATCGGCGACCGCCTACCAGAAACTCGTTTCTCAACGCAGAATGGCCTTACTCTTGTGGTCTTCGTGAGCCGTTTGTTGCCGTTTCTCTCATTCGATGCCGTCAGTTATGCGGCTGGACTGACACGGCTTACGGTGTTTCGCTTTGCAGCGTCGACCTTTTTGGGGATGATCCCGGCTAGTTTTTTACTCGCACATTTCGGCACCGAATTGCGCGCCGATGATGGGGTCGGCATTGCCCTCGGCCTATCGGTTTTCGCACTCGTCATGGCGGTGCCGATTGTTATCGTTTTCGTGCGCCGGAAATACCTCATCAGGAACCAGGTAAAATGA
- a CDS encoding multicopper oxidase family protein: protein MKNRRVSKFTRRSVISSSAAAAIGAIIPNLWMPNANASSDMEVTLHAAPGQSKFNFDSAEPTTFWRFNGSVPGPEIRVRQGTRLRIIVENGLAEETTVHWHGVRTPNAMDGVPHLTQKPISPDSQFVYDFRAIDAGTYWYHPHQRSFEQVGRGLYGPLIIEEANPIRVDRDVTWMLDDWRLNQSGGIEEDFGNSHDMSHSGRIGNFVTLNGKKPDAFSVRKGERIRLRLINAANARIFGLDFQGHDPLIIALDGQPVTPHSPENNLVVLGPAMRIDLILDMSGNVGDDNGVIDRFYDGLTYQLTNIKYSDVIVRNDRPNWPVQLPDNPLKEPDLKTAKRHEVIFSGGMMGNMVARDMGINVTSPRSMMGMMHSKKIWFINGVAAEGHIMDPMLNLDLNRSHVIAMTNASAWYHPIHLHGHSFRVISRNGEKTKHQEWQDTVLMAPRETVEIAFVADNPGDWMFHCHILEHQASGMMGVIRVA, encoded by the coding sequence ATGAAAAATAGACGAGTCTCGAAATTTACGCGCCGAAGCGTAATTTCATCGAGTGCAGCCGCTGCAATTGGAGCTATAATCCCGAACCTGTGGATGCCAAATGCCAATGCTTCCTCAGACATGGAGGTAACTCTTCATGCCGCCCCTGGCCAAAGTAAATTTAATTTTGACTCTGCAGAACCCACAACTTTTTGGCGCTTTAATGGATCAGTTCCGGGGCCCGAAATTCGTGTCCGCCAAGGAACGCGCTTACGTATAATTGTTGAAAATGGGTTGGCGGAAGAAACGACGGTTCATTGGCATGGCGTTCGCACGCCAAACGCTATGGACGGGGTGCCTCATTTAACTCAAAAGCCGATCTCACCAGATAGCCAATTTGTATATGATTTTAGGGCGATTGACGCTGGAACTTACTGGTACCATCCCCACCAGCGAAGTTTCGAACAAGTTGGTCGTGGTCTCTACGGGCCCCTAATTATCGAGGAAGCTAATCCAATACGAGTTGATCGCGATGTGACGTGGATGTTGGATGACTGGCGCCTGAACCAATCCGGTGGGATTGAAGAGGATTTTGGAAATTCCCACGATATGAGCCACAGTGGTCGAATAGGGAATTTCGTCACCCTTAACGGGAAGAAACCGGATGCCTTCTCGGTCAGGAAAGGAGAACGTATACGTCTCAGACTGATAAATGCGGCGAATGCCCGTATCTTTGGGCTGGATTTTCAAGGGCACGACCCACTGATTATTGCATTGGATGGACAACCCGTTACCCCACATTCGCCGGAAAACAATCTTGTTGTTCTCGGCCCTGCTATGCGAATTGATCTAATTTTGGATATGTCGGGAAATGTCGGAGACGACAACGGCGTGATTGATCGATTTTATGACGGCTTAACATATCAACTAACCAATATAAAATACTCTGATGTGATCGTCAGGAATGATCGTCCCAACTGGCCAGTTCAATTGCCAGACAACCCTCTAAAGGAGCCTGATCTTAAAACGGCAAAACGTCATGAAGTGATTTTCTCCGGCGGCATGATGGGCAATATGGTTGCACGGGACATGGGGATAAATGTGACATCGCCCCGTTCAATGATGGGCATGATGCATTCTAAAAAAATATGGTTCATCAATGGAGTTGCCGCTGAAGGGCACATTATGGACCCTATGCTCAATTTGGACCTTAACCGCAGTCATGTAATTGCGATGACAAACGCTTCCGCGTGGTATCACCCAATTCATCTCCACGGCCATTCTTTTAGGGTGATTTCTCGAAATGGGGAGAAGACCAAGCATCAGGAATGGCAAGACACAGTTTTAATGGCGCCGCGCGAAACCGTGGAAATAGCTTTTGTCGCCGATAATCCGGGTGATTGGATGTTTCACTGCCATATTCTGGAGCACCAAGCGAGCGGCATGATGGGGGTTATTCGCGTTGCTTGA
- a CDS encoding DUF411 domain-containing protein, whose product MNKKIMGVGALGTLGAIAVAAYLFYGQEVVATEVTLYKNPQCGCCESYADYLRENGFTVTVKPTHDLVPMSKKAGIPEDYQGCHLSVIDDYVVSGHVPINTVNKLLSEKPDIKGVTLPGMPTGSPGMGGPKTGSFIIYQISDDQPTMYSTE is encoded by the coding sequence ATGAATAAAAAAATTATGGGTGTAGGTGCACTTGGAACACTTGGTGCAATTGCTGTTGCGGCCTACTTGTTTTACGGACAAGAGGTGGTGGCAACTGAGGTTACGCTTTATAAAAATCCGCAATGCGGATGCTGTGAATCATATGCAGATTATCTTCGGGAAAATGGTTTTACCGTTACTGTAAAGCCCACGCATGATCTGGTGCCTATGAGTAAAAAGGCTGGAATTCCAGAGGACTATCAGGGATGCCACCTCTCTGTCATCGATGATTACGTGGTGAGTGGGCATGTTCCAATTAATACAGTGAACAAACTACTTTCAGAAAAACCGGACATCAAAGGCGTGACACTTCCCGGCATGCCAACAGGGTCCCCAGGCATGGGAGGTCCCAAAACCGGATCATTCATAATTTATCAAATAAGTGACGATCAACCAACGATGTACTCGACAGAGTGA
- a CDS encoding TlpA family protein disulfide reductase: protein MTRKIVIVCLIVVGLLGVVLLEPISLFNADQDDDTASVSDSKGRTSLEVMSLYEKPRSLNPISFTDVESSDLDLSHWRGKFVLLNIWATWCAPCREEMPTLDNLQRQLGGKNFEVVALSIDQAGVPAIQKFYTKIGIKHLAIYVDQTMKASTDLQTYGIPTTLLISPEGHELGRLVGPATWDNPEMLTFLRRIVNPKTLEP from the coding sequence ATGACACGGAAAATCGTTATTGTCTGCCTGATTGTCGTGGGATTGTTGGGTGTTGTGCTACTTGAGCCAATTTCGTTATTCAACGCCGATCAAGATGATGATACGGCGTCAGTATCTGATAGCAAAGGGCGTACATCACTGGAGGTTATGTCTCTTTATGAAAAACCACGTTCCCTGAATCCGATTTCATTTACTGATGTCGAAAGTTCCGACCTTGATTTATCTCATTGGCGTGGAAAATTTGTTTTGCTTAATATCTGGGCAACCTGGTGTGCTCCTTGCCGAGAAGAAATGCCAACCCTCGATAATTTGCAACGGCAATTAGGCGGTAAAAATTTTGAAGTTGTCGCTCTTTCAATAGATCAGGCCGGTGTCCCAGCCATACAAAAATTCTATACAAAAATTGGCATCAAGCACTTGGCTATTTACGTTGATCAAACCATGAAAGCATCAACGGATTTACAAACCTACGGGATTCCAACAACGTTGCTGATTTCGCCTGAAGGGCATGAACTTGGGCGGTTGGTTGGTCCGGCAACGTGGGACAATCCAGAAATGCTTACTTTTTTACGTCGCATCGTCAACCCTAAAACATTGGAGCCGTAA
- a CDS encoding SCO family protein yields MKIQYFIPAMIYSLAFALQASANHPGSNLDDVMSEKETFFQAINEPDAPSFELINAQGELKKLADYEDKIVVLNFIFSNCAGVCPLHSARIADIQEKINSTPMKRLVQFISITTDPGNDVGSTLEEYGQTHGLDPINWEFLTKKADDPEDFTRKLAMEYGVKFQPEEAGQQMHGVVTFIIDRGSRFAAKFHGLKFKPINLILYVNGLSHQEKKQKQSFLVRWWEVIYYYFIH; encoded by the coding sequence ATGAAAATTCAATATTTTATTCCGGCCATGATTTACAGTCTGGCATTCGCACTACAGGCAAGCGCCAATCACCCGGGCAGCAATCTTGATGATGTTATGAGTGAAAAAGAAACCTTTTTTCAAGCAATTAATGAGCCTGATGCACCATCATTTGAACTGATAAACGCGCAAGGTGAGTTGAAAAAGCTCGCAGATTATGAAGATAAAATAGTGGTTCTGAATTTTATTTTTTCGAATTGTGCCGGTGTTTGTCCCTTACATTCAGCTCGGATCGCTGACATCCAGGAAAAAATAAACAGCACTCCGATGAAGAGGCTCGTTCAGTTTATCAGTATAACAACAGATCCAGGTAATGATGTTGGAAGTACGCTGGAGGAATACGGCCAAACCCATGGGCTTGATCCTATAAACTGGGAATTTTTAACGAAAAAAGCAGACGATCCGGAAGATTTTACCCGAAAATTGGCCATGGAGTATGGCGTGAAATTCCAACCTGAAGAGGCGGGCCAGCAAATGCATGGTGTCGTGACGTTTATTATAGATCGAGGCAGCCGTTTCGCTGCCAAATTCCATGGTTTAAAATTCAAGCCAATTAATCTTATTTTGTACGTGAATGGCCTGTCGCACCAAGAGAAAAAGCAGAAACAAAGTTTTCTAGTTCGTTGGTGGGAAGTAATTTATTATTACTTCATTCACTAA
- a CDS encoding cytochrome c biogenesis CcdA family protein codes for MIEISGIGIVATFLAGIISFLSPCVLPLIPGYISYIAGSQRITVSPEFKIREKFATAALSLCFIFGFSTIFIALGASASTIGRMLIGYSYELNLVGGGIVVAFGLFMIGLVQLDVLQRDVRFHLTIPGGRSVSAYVLGLAFGFGWTPCIGPILGAVLTVSAAAATLREGVVLLMIYSAGLGVPFLLAAIFTDSLRRKIRDIGRLGRRLHLGAGVLMIVMGIMMMTGQLSKLSYWLLDVLPILGKVG; via the coding sequence ATGATAGAGATCTCTGGTATTGGTATCGTTGCAACGTTTTTGGCAGGCATTATTTCGTTTCTGTCTCCTTGCGTTTTGCCTCTCATTCCAGGATATATTTCCTATATAGCGGGCAGCCAGAGAATAACTGTTTCTCCTGAATTTAAAATTCGAGAAAAGTTCGCAACAGCGGCGTTGAGTCTGTGTTTTATATTTGGTTTTTCTACAATTTTTATTGCTTTAGGGGCAAGTGCTTCAACTATTGGCCGGATGTTAATTGGATACAGTTATGAACTCAATCTAGTCGGTGGGGGTATTGTTGTCGCGTTCGGGCTGTTTATGATCGGGCTGGTGCAGCTAGATGTTTTACAAAGGGACGTTCGATTTCATCTTACAATTCCGGGAGGACGATCGGTCTCAGCCTATGTACTCGGCCTTGCTTTTGGGTTTGGGTGGACGCCTTGTATCGGCCCCATACTCGGCGCGGTATTAACTGTTAGTGCCGCAGCTGCGACCCTTAGGGAGGGTGTCGTCCTGTTGATGATCTACTCAGCAGGTTTAGGCGTCCCTTTTCTGCTTGCGGCAATTTTTACAGATAGCTTACGTCGAAAAATTCGAGATATAGGACGGTTGGGTCGCCGACTCCATCTGGGGGCGGGTGTCTTGATGATCGTGATGGGCATAATGATGATGACGGGACAACTTTCCAAGCTTTCATACTGGCTTCTGGACGTATTGCCAATTCTTGGGAAAGTTGGCTGA
- a CDS encoding cytochrome c biogenesis CcdA family protein, whose translation MEFTLLELVLLPIGLGLLGFVEPCTIGGHLLFLETQNGRSNRQKLNAVLTFVATRSLIAGLFGALIAFLGQKVIAAQTGIWLIFGLIYLAVGIAFLIGRARFIKQRINLAPAAWKQAQNPFVLGLAFGLNIPACAAPILFGLLGLAASTGTVMTGFGMMFLFGLFLSSPLAVFALVPTLAKSLENLGERMKRMRWLIGLIFTLLGLWSIWFGLYVDPANWAGR comes from the coding sequence ATGGAATTTACACTATTAGAACTTGTCCTCCTGCCAATCGGCTTAGGGCTATTAGGATTTGTCGAACCATGCACAATAGGCGGACATCTTCTCTTTCTCGAAACGCAGAATGGCCGTTCTAACCGTCAAAAGTTGAACGCCGTTCTAACCTTCGTTGCGACACGTTCTTTGATCGCAGGGTTATTTGGCGCTTTGATTGCGTTTCTTGGTCAAAAAGTAATCGCTGCACAAACAGGCATCTGGCTAATATTTGGATTAATCTATCTGGCCGTCGGTATTGCGTTTCTTATTGGTAGAGCCCGCTTCATCAAACAGCGAATTAACCTAGCGCCCGCCGCATGGAAGCAGGCGCAAAATCCGTTTGTCTTGGGGTTGGCTTTCGGCCTTAATATTCCGGCCTGTGCAGCGCCAATTTTGTTTGGATTACTTGGGTTGGCTGCGTCCACGGGAACGGTTATGACCGGTTTCGGCATGATGTTTCTCTTCGGTCTATTTTTATCTTCTCCGCTCGCCGTGTTTGCACTTGTGCCAACACTTGCCAAATCCCTTGAAAATTTAGGAGAGAGAATGAAACGAATGCGGTGGCTTATTGGCCTCATATTCACGTTACTTGGACTGTGGTCAATCTGGTTCGGGCTCTACGTTGATCCCGCTAATTGGGCCGGAAGATGA
- the lspA gene encoding signal peptidase II, with product MNWIIVGTVLLADQIVKVSIAHSFTYGETIQITPFFNLVYYQNSGAAFGMLADAGGWQRYFLTVLALGVSVWLLWMLRQKPLWLPRLSYCLILGGALGNVADRIIRGQVIDFLDFHFLQAHWPAFNLADTAIFLGAFCLIVDAIKQSYPADPEKKNS from the coding sequence ATGAACTGGATAATTGTTGGAACGGTGTTGCTTGCGGATCAAATTGTCAAAGTTTCAATTGCCCATAGCTTCACGTATGGCGAGACGATACAGATCACGCCTTTTTTCAATCTCGTTTATTACCAAAATAGTGGAGCCGCGTTCGGTATGCTGGCTGATGCGGGAGGATGGCAAAGATATTTTTTAACAGTACTTGCGCTCGGTGTTTCCGTTTGGCTCTTATGGATGCTGCGCCAGAAGCCTCTTTGGCTGCCAAGGCTTTCATATTGTCTGATCCTCGGTGGCGCTTTGGGTAATGTGGCGGACCGTATTATACGGGGACAGGTGATAGATTTTCTTGATTTTCATTTTCTGCAAGCGCATTGGCCAGCCTTCAATCTTGCAGATACGGCGATTTTTCTTGGTGCTTTTTGCCTTATTGTGGATGCAATAAAGCAGTCTTATCCAGCCGACCCGGAGAAGAAAAACTCATAA